From the Suncus etruscus isolate mSunEtr1 chromosome 19, mSunEtr1.pri.cur, whole genome shotgun sequence genome, one window contains:
- the NDUFB9 gene encoding NADH dehydrogenase [ubiquinone] 1 beta subcomplex subunit 9 — translation MAFSAPAAYLTHQQKVLRLYKRALRHLESWCIHRDKYRYFACLMRARFDEHKNEKDMMKATQLLREAEEEFWYRQHPQPYIFPDSPGGTSYERYECYKVPEWCLDDWHPSEKAMYPDYFAKREQWKKLRRESWEREVKQLREETPPGGPKTEALPPARKEGDLPPLWWHIVTRPRERPM, via the exons ATGGCCTTCTCGGCGCCGGCGGCGTACCTGACCCACCAGCAGAAGGTCCTGCGGCTCTACAAACGGGCGCTGCGCCACCTGGAGTCGTGGTGCATCCACAG GGATAAGTACCGGTACTTTGCGTGTCTGATGAGGGCTCGGTTTGACGAACATAAGAATGAAAAGGACATGATGAAGGCCACCCAGCTGCTTCGGGAGGCGGAGGAGGAGTTCTGGTACCGACAGCACCCGCAGCCCTACATCTTTCCTGACTCACCTGGGGGCACCTCGTATGAGAGATATGAGTGTTACAAG GTTCCCGAATGGTGCTTAGATGACTGGCACCCCTCAGAGAAGGCCATGTACCCTGACTATTTTGCCAAGAGAGAACAATGGAAGAAATTGCGCAGAGAAAGCTGGGAACGCGAA GTCAAGCAACTACGTGAGGAAACCCCACCGGGCGGTCCCAAAACGGAAGCTTTGCCCCCAGCTCGGAAGGAAGGAGACCTGCCTCCATTGTGGTGGCACATTGTCACCAGGCCCCGGGAGCGACCCATGTAG